A window of Malania oleifera isolate guangnan ecotype guangnan chromosome 5, ASM2987363v1, whole genome shotgun sequence contains these coding sequences:
- the LOC131156593 gene encoding rop guanine nucleotide exchange factor 1, with protein MGSVSSEDGSDQQSERCSGSYSLSADVSESESSSSFSCRRYGREGGSSSISSSPRASRPTLGNFCFPPPPPLMLPVIGGKDVVVWDEKPQKRETDLSEVEMMKERFAKLLLGEDMSGGGKGVCTALAISNAITNLSATVFGELWRLEPLAPQKKSMWCREMEWLLCVSDSIVELVPSVQQFPGGGTYEVMETRPRSDLYMNLPALKKLDAMLLSILDGFRNTEFWYVDRGIVFDDCDDGFPSPKSSGRPSTRQEEKWWLPCPKVPPNGLTEDARKRLQQCRDCTSQILKAAMAINSSVLAEMEIPSAYLETLPKTGKSCLGDIIYRYLTADQFTPECLLDCMDLSSEHHTLEVANVIEAAIHIWRQKDQKRHTSHMKGRRSWGGKVKGLVADSEKNHFLAQRAETLLHRLRIRFPGLPQTALDMSKIQYNKDVGQAILESYSRVMESLAFNIRARIDDLLYVDDATRRCSAADSVSLFGREGLGGIPIQKRMTPSPFSIRHTPYSSPFATPTFCSSPPCGSPGRAPSSLGKKSHKAASDLKFDKPSLVDTDRIWSYAGNLSALKLPGEAPERD; from the exons ATGGGGAGCGTTTCGTCGGAGGACGGGTCCGACCAGCAGAGCGAGCGGTGTAGCGGGAGCTACAGCCTCAGCGCCGACGTGAGCGAGTCGGAGAGTTCGAGTAGTTTCTCTTGCCGGCGGTACGGGCGGGAAGGTGGTTCGAGCTCCATCTCGTCGTCTCCGCGTGCTTCCAGGCCGACGTTAGGGAATTTCTGCTTTCCTCCGCCTCCACCGCTGATGTTACCGGTGATCGGCGGCAAGGATGTTGTGGTTTGGGATGAGAAGCCACAGAAACGGGAGACTGATTTGTCTG AGGTTGAGATGATGAAGGAAAGATTTGCTAAGCTTCTTCTTGGAGAAGACATGTCTGGTGGGGGTAAGGGTGTCTGCACTGCTCTTGCCATCTCAAATGCCATTACAAACCTCTCTG CTACTGTGTTTGGGGAGCTATGGAGGCTAGAACCGTTGGCACCACAAAAGAAGTCAATGTGGTGCAGAGAGATGGAATGGCTCTTATGCGTAAGCGATTCAATTGTAGAACTTGTGCCTTCAGTACAACAATTCCCTGGCGGGGGCACTTATGAAGTAATGGAAACTCGGCCACGATCTGATTTATACATGAATCTTCCTGCTCTCAAGAAGCTCGATGCAATGTTGCTTAGCATCCTTGATGGATTTCGTAATACTGAGTTTTGGTATGTGGATCGAGGGATAGTTTTCGACGATTGTGATGATGGGTTTCCATCACCAAAGTCTAGTGGGAGACCTTCAACTCGGCAAGAAGAGAAATGGTGGTTGCCTTGCCCAAAGGTTCCTCCGAATGGATTAACCGAGGATGCAAGGAAGAGGTTGCAGCAGTGTAGGGACTGCACAAGCCAAATCTTGAAGGCTGCAATGGCAATCAACAGCAGTGTGCTTGCAGAGATGGAGATTCCAAGTGCCTACCTGGAGACTTTGCCCAAG ACTGGAAAATCTTGTTTGGGTGATATTATCTATCGCTATTTAACTGCCGACCAGTTCACTCCAGAATGTCTCCTTGATTGCATGGACTTGTCATCAGAGCATCATACACTGGAAGTAGCAAATGTTATAGAGGCAGCTATTCACATATGGAGGCAGAAAGATCAGAAAAGGCATACAAGTCACATGAAAGGTAGGCGTTCTTGGGGTGGTAAGGTCAAAGGTCTTGTTGCTGACTCTGAAAAGAATCACTTTCTGGCACAACGTGCTGAGACCCTCTTGCACCGCCTGAGGATTCGTTTTCCTGGCCTCCCACAAACTGCACTGGATATGAGCAAGATTCAATACAATAAG GATGTAGGACAAGCAATCCTTGAAAGCTACTCAAGGGTAATGGAAAGCTTGGCCTTCAACATAAGGGCAAGGATTGATGATCTCCTTTATGTGGATGATGCTACCAGGCGATGTTCTGCCGCAGATTCAGTGTCTCTTTTTGGCAGGGAAGGTTTAGGTGGTATCCCCATCCAGAAGCGAATGACGCCAAGTCCTTTCTCGATCCGTCACACCCCTTATTCGTCTCCCTTTGCAACGCCAACCTTCTGTTCTTCCCCTCCTTGTGGAAGCCCTGGAAGAGCGCCTTCATCTCTTGGCAAGAAGAGTCACAAGGCGGCATCTGACCTGAAATTTGATAAACCATCCCTGGTTGACACGGACAGGATATGGTCATATGCTGGGAATCTCAGCGCCTTGAAACTTCCCGGGGAGGCACCCGAGCGAGATTGA